A section of the Schistosoma haematobium chromosome ZW, whole genome shotgun sequence genome encodes:
- the KHDRBS2_2 gene encoding KH domain-containing, RNA-binding, signal transduction-associated protein 2, variant 2 (EggNog:ENOG410V5DP~COG:A), whose product MKIGELRPEQSATVEALVRELQNLDSSAFPALYSLAENELFRLRGGIADSFDLVSNKPVKVRAKIEIPQAQYPAINFVGKLLGPGGQTLRAVQETTKTKMAILGAGSLRDDAKEKQLLSNGDPKYQHLKQKLHLQVDSLGPPSESCYRLAHALAEVRKIMLPEQTEPTAQQWVQQNQPLPVAGRNVSVRNIRPPLRGPPPPPLQAPFAAPPVQLPFRGRGKPWIGRGVAKNGVAIQPPVPVASEVFANDVNTVAYPPITLYEQNEFNSHVFEDFGTNYGQDDTWGKVSIPEPRGRGRGHPYARPGINNDHNNFG is encoded by the exons ATGAAGATTGGCGAACTGCGACCAGAACAGTCGGCGACGGTTGAAGCTTTAGTGCGTGAACTACAAAACTTGGATAGCAGTGCATTTCCTGCTTTGTACTCTTTGGCAGAAAATG AACTCTTCCGTCTGCGTGGCGGCATTGCGGACTCATTTGACTTGGTCAGCAACAAACCTGTAAAAGTGAGGGCAAAAATAGAAATTCCTCAGGCACAATATCCTGCTATTAATTTCGTTGGGAAACTTCTTGGTCCGGGAGGTCAGACACTGAGAGCAGTGCAAGAAACCACCAAAACAAAAATGGCGATCTTAGGTGCTGGCAGTCTAAGAGATGACGCTAAGGAAAAGCAGCTCCTTTCCAATGGTGATCCGAAATATCAGCACCTCAAGCAAAAGCTGCACCTTCAAGTTGATAGTTTAGGTCCACCCTCGGAATCATGTTATCGGTTAGCCCATGCATTAGCGGAAGTAAGGAAAATCATGCTACCA GAGCAAACAGAACCCACAGCTCAACAGTGGGTCCAGCAAAATCAGCCTTTGCCCGTGGCCGGAAGGAATGTTTCCGTCAGAAATATCCGTCCCCCTTTGCGCGGTCCGCCACCACCACCACTTCAAGCTCCCTTCGCTGCACCTCCAGTGCAGCTTCCTTTCCGTGGTCGAGGTAAGCCTTGGATAGGCAGAGGTGTTGCCAAGAACGGTGTTGCTATCCAACCACCAGTTCCTGTTGCTTCCGAGGTGTTTGCTAATGATGTGAATACCGTTGCCTACCCTCCAATAACTCTGTATGAGCAGAATGAGTTCAATTCCCATGTTTTTGAAGATTTCGGAACGAACTATG GACAAGACGACACTTGGGGAAAAGTCAGCATCCCAGAACCTCGCGGACGAGGCCGAGGCCATCCCTACGCGCGTCCAGGAATCAATAATGATCACAATAATTTCGGGTAA
- the KHDRBS2_2 gene encoding KH domain-containing, RNA-binding, signal transduction-associated protein 2 (EggNog:ENOG410V5DP~COG:A), with translation MKIGELRPEQSATVEALVRELQNLDSSAFPALYSLAENELFRLRGGIADSFDLVSNKPVKVRAKIEIPQAQYPAINFVGKLLGPGGQTLRAVQETTKTKMAILGAGSLRDDAKEKQLLSNGDPKYQHLKQKLHLQVDSLGPPSESCYRLAHALAEVRKIMLPEQTEPTAQQWVQQNQPLPVAGRNVSVRNIRPPLRGPPPPPLQAPFAAPPVQLPFRGRGKPWIGRGVAKNGVAIQPPVPVASEVFANDVNTVAYPPITLYEQNEFNSHVFEDFGTNYGRSGSFAFSPILCSSLRV, from the exons ATGAAGATTGGCGAACTGCGACCAGAACAGTCGGCGACGGTTGAAGCTTTAGTGCGTGAACTACAAAACTTGGATAGCAGTGCATTTCCTGCTTTGTACTCTTTGGCAGAAAATG AACTCTTCCGTCTGCGTGGCGGCATTGCGGACTCATTTGACTTGGTCAGCAACAAACCTGTAAAAGTGAGGGCAAAAATAGAAATTCCTCAGGCACAATATCCTGCTATTAATTTCGTTGGGAAACTTCTTGGTCCGGGAGGTCAGACACTGAGAGCAGTGCAAGAAACCACCAAAACAAAAATGGCGATCTTAGGTGCTGGCAGTCTAAGAGATGACGCTAAGGAAAAGCAGCTCCTTTCCAATGGTGATCCGAAATATCAGCACCTCAAGCAAAAGCTGCACCTTCAAGTTGATAGTTTAGGTCCACCCTCGGAATCATGTTATCGGTTAGCCCATGCATTAGCGGAAGTAAGGAAAATCATGCTACCA GAGCAAACAGAACCCACAGCTCAACAGTGGGTCCAGCAAAATCAGCCTTTGCCCGTGGCCGGAAGGAATGTTTCCGTCAGAAATATCCGTCCCCCTTTGCGCGGTCCGCCACCACCACCACTTCAAGCTCCCTTCGCTGCACCTCCAGTGCAGCTTCCTTTCCGTGGTCGAGGTAAGCCTTGGATAGGCAGAGGTGTTGCCAAGAACGGTGTTGCTATCCAACCACCAGTTCCTGTTGCTTCCGAGGTGTTTGCTAATGATGTGAATACCGTTGCCTACCCTCCAATAACTCTGTATGAGCAGAATGAGTTCAATTCCCATGTTTTTGAAGATTTCGGAACGAACTATGGTAGGTCGGGTAGCTTCGCTTTTTCCCCTATTTTGTGCAGCTCTTTGCGGGTTTAA